The nucleotide sequence TTAAGGATTTTAAAATTGCCAGTCTTTTTTTTAAGCCTGAAGCGTATAAAAAGAAGCATCCTGTAGATTATATAGGAATGGAAATTCCGAACGATTTTATAGTAGGATTTGGATTGGATTATGACGGCCTGGGAAGAAACTTGACTCAGGTTTATAAACTTAAAAAACAAAAAATGACAAATTTAGTATTGTTTGGGCCTCCGGGAGCCGGAAAAGGAACTCAGGCAAACGTTTTGAAAGATAAATACAAGCTTATACATATCTCTACTGGTGATGTTTTTAGGTATAACATTAAAAATGAAACGGAATTAGGAGTTCACGCAAAATCTTTTATGGATCAGGGAAAACTTGTTCCAGATGATGTAACTATAGCAATGTTAGCTGCCGAGGTTGACAAGAATGCTGGAGTAAACGGTTTTATCTTTGATGGATTTCCAAGAACCGCTGCTCAGGCAGAAGCACTTTCTATTTTATTGAAAGATAAGGGTACAGATGTATCTGCAATGATAGCTTTAGAAGTAGATGATGAAATTTTAGTGCAGAGATTGTTAG is from Gillisia sp. Hel1_33_143 and encodes:
- a CDS encoding adenylate kinase, whose amino-acid sequence is MIQLHDLKFEPFISEERIIKAIEQISNKINTEYKGKNPVFLGVLNGAFLVASEIIKRFEGDCEVSFVKLGSYLGTETSGNVQTLLGLTQSLKDRHVIVIEDIVDTGNTLEALNTILVEKEVKDFKIASLFFKPEAYKKKHPVDYIGMEIPNDFIVGFGLDYDGLGRNLTQVYKLKKQKMTNLVLFGPPGAGKGTQANVLKDKYKLIHISTGDVFRYNIKNETELGVHAKSFMDQGKLVPDDVTIAMLAAEVDKNAGVNGFIFDGFPRTAAQAEALSILLKDKGTDVSAMIALEVDDEILVQRLLERGKTSGRPDDADESIIRNRIKVYYEETAILKQFYLKEDKYFGVDGVGTIEEITHRISSVIDSL